One region of Niallia sp. Man26 genomic DNA includes:
- a CDS encoding 3D domain-containing protein encodes MSLIKKMMVLSLICASFFSTTLMAHAETSQETLTNGKSKLEEKDKLLDEKEQEQQQASKELQAVQDELKSTESQLEASKNEISSIESKIEETKQKIEEKKEQIVVLEDKVLERKDVMKDRLVTLQNTDKTNIIMEVILNAQDLSDFLDRAAAVSAFYNGDKDLLEQQQQDLETIEAEKKDIDAKEAELQESYESLAENQAALEENLEKRQAAVEKANKEYESISKEIEIAESEKVAIQADLKKAEESIKKQQQEAEARKKAIVQQQTAVSAETTEAPKSSSSSASKSKGKNNSSSSSKEESSSSKTIYVSATAYSHESTKSDYTALGYNIKKNANMKLIAVDPSVIPLGTKVWVEGYGEAIAGDTGGAIKGHKIDVLMPNNKKAKAWGRKTVKVKILD; translated from the coding sequence ATGAGTCTGATAAAAAAGATGATGGTTTTATCATTAATATGTGCTTCATTCTTTTCAACTACATTGATGGCACATGCAGAAACGAGTCAAGAAACACTTACAAATGGTAAAAGCAAACTAGAAGAGAAAGATAAATTGCTCGACGAAAAAGAGCAAGAACAGCAGCAGGCATCAAAAGAGCTTCAAGCTGTTCAAGACGAGCTGAAATCTACAGAAAGCCAATTAGAGGCAAGTAAAAATGAGATTTCAAGCATCGAAAGCAAGATAGAAGAAACGAAACAAAAGATAGAAGAGAAGAAAGAACAGATAGTTGTTTTAGAAGATAAAGTATTAGAACGTAAGGATGTTATGAAAGATAGACTCGTAACCTTACAAAACACAGATAAAACAAACATAATTATGGAAGTTATACTTAATGCTCAAGATTTATCCGATTTCTTAGATCGTGCAGCAGCTGTATCAGCTTTCTATAATGGAGATAAAGACCTTCTGGAACAGCAGCAGCAGGATCTTGAGACGATTGAAGCAGAGAAAAAGGATATTGATGCAAAAGAAGCAGAACTGCAGGAGAGTTATGAGTCTTTAGCTGAAAATCAAGCAGCTCTAGAAGAGAATCTCGAAAAAAGACAGGCAGCTGTAGAGAAGGCTAATAAGGAATACGAAAGCATCTCGAAAGAAATTGAGATTGCGGAGTCAGAAAAGGTAGCAATTCAAGCAGATTTGAAGAAAGCCGAAGAATCAATTAAGAAGCAGCAACAAGAGGCTGAGGCTCGCAAAAAAGCGATTGTACAGCAGCAAACAGCAGTTTCTGCTGAAACAACGGAGGCGCCGAAATCTTCCTCTTCATCTGCATCAAAATCAAAAGGTAAAAACAATTCAAGTTCTTCTTCAAAAGAAGAAAGCAGCAGTTCAAAGACAATCTATGTCTCTGCAACAGCGTACAGCCATGAGAGCACGAAGTCTGATTATACTGCGCTAGGGTATAACATTAAAAAGAATGCGAACATGAAGCTGATTGCGGTTGACCCGTCTGTTATTCCACTAGGTACTAAAGTATGGGTTGAAGGCTATGGAGAAGCAATTGCAGGTGACACTGGCGGTGCCATTAAAGGTCACAAAATTGATGTTCTCATGCCTAACAACAAAAAAGCGAAGGCCTGGGGTCGAAAAACAGTAAAAGTGAAAATCCTTGACTAA
- a CDS encoding MetQ/NlpA family ABC transporter substrate-binding protein has translation MKKIMMFILFSVLCLAGCASNADKEEPKEEKKEQTLKVASLIPPMTDILEIAKPLMKEEGINLEIVVLNDNVQPNNALQNKEVDANFFQHVPYMEQYNQNSNADLVAVQPIYHAVYGGYSPKYKSLEDLPDGATVAIANDPTNISRSLALMDKYGLIKLKDGATSTTATEADIAENKHNFEIKKVDLLMLARVYEDTDLTIMTPAYAEPLGLKPNKDALLTEGVESAFAITLVAREDNADSEAIKLLAEKMTGPEVKKFLEEDYKDSALPAF, from the coding sequence ATGAAAAAAATCATGATGTTTATTTTGTTTAGTGTCCTATGCCTTGCAGGATGCGCAAGCAATGCAGATAAAGAAGAGCCAAAGGAAGAGAAAAAGGAACAGACACTTAAAGTGGCTTCCTTAATTCCTCCGATGACAGACATATTGGAAATAGCAAAGCCGCTGATGAAAGAGGAAGGCATTAATTTGGAGATTGTTGTTCTTAACGATAATGTTCAACCAAATAATGCCCTGCAAAACAAAGAGGTCGATGCTAACTTCTTTCAGCATGTTCCTTATATGGAGCAGTACAATCAAAACTCAAATGCAGATTTAGTAGCAGTACAGCCAATCTACCATGCAGTATATGGAGGATATTCTCCTAAGTATAAATCATTGGAAGACCTCCCGGATGGAGCTACTGTTGCAATTGCGAATGACCCGACAAATATCAGCAGATCTCTTGCGCTTATGGACAAATACGGGCTGATTAAGTTAAAAGATGGTGCAACTAGTACGACTGCAACAGAAGCAGATATCGCTGAAAACAAACATAACTTTGAAATCAAAAAAGTAGACTTACTTATGCTGGCACGTGTCTATGAAGATACAGACCTTACTATCATGACGCCTGCTTATGCAGAACCGCTAGGCTTAAAGCCGAACAAAGACGCTCTATTAACAGAAGGAGTAGAGTCTGCATTTGCCATCACGCTCGTAGCACGAGAGGATAATGCCGATTCTGAAGCAATCAAGCTTCTAGCAGAAAAAATGACTGGACCTGAAGTGAAGAAATTCTTAGAGGAAGACTATAAAGATTCAGCGTTGCCAGCATTCTAA
- a CDS encoding ABC transporter substrate-binding protein, whose translation MGFKFKKYSLAAGVLSATLLLATACSNETASDSSGSKDGKVVVDIFNGKVEIADQLKALTDAYTKEHPDVSFNIESVGGGADGAAALKAKFASNKAPDIFGNGGYQEAITWKDKLEDLSDQPWVKDAYESALVPMTIDGKLYGQPVNLEGYGFAYNKELFKKAGITDLPTTFTELEAAAEKLKSAGITPFSIGYGEWWVLANHGLNVPFAYQDDADAFIKGLNDGTSKIEGNEYFNKYFDLLDLTLDNGNKNPLTTDYNTQVTLFATGEAAMIQQGNWIQPMLDKLSPNMEVGFIPMPLSDDEAQSDKLMVDVPTNWVVHNGAPDADKEAALDFLNWTVTSDTAKTMLVKDFKYVPAFKTIEASADDIGPLGAEIQKYSQEGKTYTWQFMKYPDGAGQEFGSSLQAYVGKESTREETMKALDETWNKLKK comes from the coding sequence ATGGGTTTTAAATTCAAAAAATATTCACTAGCAGCAGGTGTATTATCAGCAACACTTCTTCTTGCAACAGCATGTTCTAATGAAACTGCTTCTGATAGCTCAGGCAGCAAGGACGGAAAAGTAGTTGTTGATATATTCAACGGGAAAGTTGAAATTGCTGATCAATTAAAAGCATTAACAGATGCATATACAAAAGAACATCCTGACGTATCCTTTAATATCGAATCTGTCGGAGGCGGTGCAGACGGAGCAGCTGCTCTGAAAGCTAAATTTGCTTCTAATAAAGCTCCAGATATTTTTGGTAATGGCGGCTACCAGGAAGCAATTACTTGGAAGGATAAGCTCGAGGATTTATCTGATCAGCCATGGGTGAAGGATGCTTATGAAAGTGCCTTAGTTCCAATGACAATTGATGGGAAACTTTACGGTCAGCCAGTAAACTTAGAAGGTTACGGCTTCGCTTATAATAAAGAGCTATTCAAAAAAGCAGGCATCACAGACCTTCCTACTACTTTCACTGAGTTAGAAGCAGCAGCAGAGAAACTAAAATCTGCGGGCATTACTCCTTTCTCAATCGGCTATGGCGAGTGGTGGGTGCTTGCAAACCACGGCTTGAATGTACCTTTTGCTTATCAAGATGATGCAGATGCGTTCATTAAAGGCTTGAATGATGGCACGAGCAAGATTGAGGGCAATGAGTATTTTAACAAGTACTTTGATCTATTGGACTTGACACTGGATAATGGTAACAAAAATCCTTTAACAACTGACTATAATACACAGGTCACTTTATTCGCTACAGGTGAAGCAGCAATGATTCAACAAGGAAACTGGATTCAGCCGATGCTGGATAAATTGAGCCCTAATATGGAAGTCGGCTTTATTCCAATGCCGCTTAGCGATGATGAAGCACAATCAGACAAATTGATGGTAGACGTTCCAACTAACTGGGTTGTTCACAATGGCGCTCCAGATGCTGATAAAGAAGCGGCTCTAGATTTCTTAAACTGGACTGTTACTTCTGATACAGCTAAAACAATGTTAGTAAAAGACTTCAAATATGTACCTGCATTCAAAACAATTGAAGCAAGTGCTGATGATATCGGTCCATTAGGCGCAGAGATTCAAAAGTATTCTCAAGAAGGCAAAACATACACTTGGCAGTTCATGAAATATCCAGACGGTGCTGGCCAAGAATTTGGTTCTAGCCTGCAAGCTTATGTAGGCAAAGAAAGTACAAGAGAAGAAACAATGAAAGCACTTGATGAAACTTGGAATAAGCTGAAGAAATAA
- a CDS encoding carbohydrate ABC transporter permease, whose protein sequence is MGSKYTGKTFILEIFAILIGLVFLVPFYYVIANSLKPFAEILTNTSALPKVLQFQNYVSAFEKLDYLKVLSNSLIITIASNIVLVVFCSMAAYMLVRTKKKISNIIFMSFVAAMIIPFQSIMIPLIKTAGNLNLLNSIWGLVIMYLGFGSGMTIFLYHGFIKGIPVELEEAAIIDGCSRFGLFWRIVFPLLKPITVTIVILNSLWIWNDYLLPSLVLQNPELRTIPLATFFFFGQYTKQWDLALAALMLGIIPLLIFFFAMQKHIIKGITSGSIK, encoded by the coding sequence ATGGGCAGCAAATATACTGGAAAAACCTTTATTCTGGAAATATTCGCGATACTGATTGGACTTGTGTTTCTCGTACCATTCTATTATGTAATCGCCAACTCCTTAAAGCCATTTGCTGAAATTTTGACGAATACATCAGCATTGCCTAAGGTGCTTCAGTTCCAAAACTATGTAAGTGCATTTGAAAAGCTTGATTACTTAAAGGTACTAAGCAACTCTTTAATTATCACCATCGCAAGCAATATTGTATTAGTTGTGTTCTGTTCAATGGCTGCGTATATGCTTGTAAGGACTAAAAAGAAAATTTCTAATATCATCTTTATGTCCTTTGTTGCTGCAATGATTATCCCGTTCCAATCCATCATGATTCCATTAATTAAGACAGCCGGCAACCTGAACTTGCTGAACAGCATCTGGGGGCTTGTCATCATGTACTTAGGATTTGGATCAGGTATGACTATCTTCTTATATCACGGATTCATTAAAGGAATACCAGTGGAATTAGAAGAAGCTGCAATTATCGATGGATGTTCACGTTTCGGTTTATTCTGGCGCATCGTCTTCCCGCTGTTAAAGCCAATCACTGTAACAATTGTTATCCTTAACAGCTTATGGATTTGGAATGATTATCTGCTTCCATCCCTTGTCTTGCAGAATCCAGAATTGCGGACAATTCCTTTGGCTACCTTCTTCTTCTTTGGCCAATATACAAAGCAATGGGATCTAGCACTAGCCGCATTAATGCTCGGCATCATTCCATTATTGATTTTCTTCTTTGCGATGCAAAAACATATTATCAAAGGTATCACAAGCGGTTCTATCAAATAA
- a CDS encoding sugar ABC transporter permease — MNNQNKLEEHNNSTIVTPINRNTKKPITTAKKKRLKNAGLFTLFVGPVFLAFTIIVLIPFFTGIYYSFTDWNGITGQVKWVGLDNFKYLFTEDKQFQASFLLTTKYTIVAIVLTNLIGFGLALLVTQMLKTRNILRTVFFMPNLLGGLLLGFIWQFIFVRGFASIGELTGIPLFELAWLGDANTAFWGIVIVSVWQGAGYIMIIYIAALQNVPQELIEAAKIDGANKWQILRHITLPLVAPAVTICLFLTTASSFKIFDANLSLTNGGPFKSTEMLALNIYTEAFVNNRYGIGEAKALIFFLVVATISVLQVTLSKKKEVES; from the coding sequence GTGAACAACCAAAATAAATTAGAGGAACATAATAATTCCACTATTGTTACACCTATTAACAGAAATACCAAAAAGCCTATTACAACAGCCAAGAAAAAGAGACTGAAAAATGCAGGGCTGTTCACACTATTTGTGGGTCCTGTGTTTCTCGCCTTTACCATTATTGTCTTAATCCCATTCTTTACCGGAATCTATTATTCTTTTACTGATTGGAACGGCATTACAGGACAAGTAAAATGGGTTGGACTGGATAATTTTAAATACTTGTTTACAGAGGATAAGCAATTTCAAGCGTCATTCCTGCTGACGACAAAGTATACAATTGTCGCCATTGTATTGACGAATTTAATTGGCTTCGGCTTAGCACTTTTAGTTACACAAATGCTGAAAACAAGAAATATTCTTCGGACAGTTTTCTTCATGCCGAATCTTCTTGGAGGCTTATTGCTAGGATTCATCTGGCAGTTCATCTTTGTAAGAGGCTTCGCTTCAATTGGAGAGTTAACTGGCATTCCGCTCTTTGAGCTGGCATGGCTCGGAGATGCAAATACCGCATTCTGGGGAATTGTTATTGTCAGCGTCTGGCAAGGTGCTGGATATATTATGATTATTTACATTGCTGCATTACAAAATGTTCCGCAAGAGCTTATTGAAGCAGCTAAGATTGACGGAGCAAATAAATGGCAAATATTGCGTCATATCACTTTACCTTTAGTTGCGCCAGCGGTAACAATCTGTCTGTTCTTAACAACTGCGTCTTCCTTCAAAATCTTTGACGCAAACCTGTCCCTGACAAATGGTGGCCCATTTAAGTCAACAGAAATGTTAGCGCTTAACATTTACACAGAAGCATTTGTTAACAACCGCTACGGAATTGGCGAAGCAAAAGCATTAATATTCTTCCTTGTTGTGGCAACAATCTCTGTCCTTCAAGTTACACTGTCTAAGAAGAAGGAGGTTGAATCCTAA
- a CDS encoding histidine kinase produces MRWGIRKKLILLLMIATILPFGTGIIITYYYTIDSIKERSVTTNYDFIKKGEEELSVYLEDIAQMSSVLYRYTPFMNVLVNGIEDDSSVNEEEVRRLLAYLFNTRTEIEQMHLYIDNGKDSYTNYHSKISGRVKYENVFDHPYYAQFKTNKADYSLIEAPHEIYSYNNISEIPNSEKNNVLSFHNIIRNIPAEDFLGYLSIDINLSRIESIAERLYTAGEEDLYIVDDKKKIIYSSTKEEIGNGMTEAWYEKMLDTRAEQSYEWEDDEFSGVIVFQKFSVQENDWYIAKRIPYAILYQTARETVVMNSLIGVIALAIVLLVTSLVSVKVTAPIKVLIANMKKVESGQLEADFDSLGNDEIGMLGKHFKSMIGKINLLIDKEYKLEIENKASQLRVLRSQINPHFLYNSLQSIGTLALKSKAANVYSLLTSLSNIMRYSMNMQEDIVPFSMEIKHVQAYLSLQKQRFDEQFEFNIHVSPGLGNILVPKMILQPIVENCFKHGFADQVKLATITIQASLLNDYIVLSVSDNGKGASMEELQEIRQKLYKKGNIAEPGQRESIGLKNIYERIQIYYGNQAEMIISGKEDQGFMVEIYIPKIINGVQEQ; encoded by the coding sequence ATGAGATGGGGAATCCGGAAAAAACTGATACTGCTGCTGATGATAGCGACCATTCTTCCTTTTGGAACGGGGATTATCATCACCTATTATTATACGATTGACTCTATTAAGGAAAGGTCTGTCACAACTAACTATGACTTTATTAAAAAGGGAGAAGAGGAGCTTTCTGTTTATTTAGAGGATATTGCGCAGATGTCTTCTGTATTGTACCGGTATACTCCTTTCATGAATGTGCTTGTAAATGGGATTGAGGATGACAGTTCTGTTAATGAGGAGGAGGTAAGACGACTGCTGGCGTACTTGTTTAACACAAGAACAGAAATTGAACAGATGCATCTGTACATTGATAATGGGAAAGATTCTTATACAAATTATCATAGTAAAATCAGCGGCAGGGTAAAGTATGAAAATGTTTTTGACCATCCGTACTATGCGCAATTTAAGACAAACAAGGCGGACTATTCTCTTATTGAAGCACCGCATGAAATTTACAGCTATAATAATATCTCTGAAATTCCCAATTCAGAGAAAAATAATGTCTTAAGCTTTCATAATATAATCCGCAATATACCTGCAGAGGATTTCCTAGGTTATTTGTCGATTGACATCAATCTTTCGAGGATTGAGAGCATCGCCGAGCGCCTGTACACAGCAGGAGAAGAGGATTTATATATTGTTGATGACAAGAAAAAGATTATCTATTCTTCAACCAAAGAGGAAATTGGCAATGGAATGACAGAGGCTTGGTATGAAAAGATGCTTGATACGCGTGCAGAACAAAGCTATGAGTGGGAAGATGACGAGTTTTCCGGTGTAATCGTATTCCAGAAGTTCTCAGTTCAAGAGAATGACTGGTATATAGCAAAACGTATTCCGTATGCAATTTTATACCAGACTGCAAGAGAAACGGTTGTTATGAATAGTTTAATAGGAGTTATTGCTTTGGCAATCGTGCTGTTGGTCACATCACTCGTATCGGTAAAGGTGACAGCGCCGATTAAAGTGCTGATTGCCAATATGAAAAAAGTTGAAAGCGGTCAGCTGGAAGCAGACTTCGATTCTTTAGGCAATGACGAAATCGGGATGCTTGGGAAGCACTTTAAATCAATGATCGGAAAAATTAACTTGCTGATTGATAAAGAGTATAAGTTAGAAATCGAAAATAAGGCGTCACAGCTGAGGGTATTGCGGTCTCAGATAAATCCTCACTTTTTGTATAACAGCCTACAGTCGATAGGTACACTTGCATTAAAGTCGAAGGCAGCAAATGTATACTCCTTGTTGACATCCTTATCGAATATAATGCGGTACAGCATGAATATGCAGGAGGATATTGTTCCATTTTCGATGGAAATAAAGCATGTACAAGCATATTTATCGCTGCAAAAGCAGCGCTTTGATGAACAGTTTGAATTCAATATCCATGTATCACCAGGCCTTGGAAATATCCTTGTCCCGAAAATGATTTTGCAGCCAATCGTTGAAAACTGCTTTAAACATGGGTTTGCAGATCAAGTTAAGCTGGCAACAATCACTATTCAAGCTTCGTTATTGAACGATTATATTGTTTTGTCGGTCAGTGATAATGGTAAAGGAGCTAGCATGGAGGAGCTTCAGGAAATCAGGCAGAAGCTCTATAAGAAGGGGAATATAGCAGAACCTGGACAAAGGGAATCAATCGGACTTAAGAATATTTATGAACGAATCCAGATTTATTATGGAAATCAAGCTGAGATGATTATCAGCGGTAAGGAAGATCAAGGATTCATGGTAGAAATATATATTCCAAAGATAATTAATGGGGTGCAGGAACAATGA
- a CDS encoding response regulator, translating to MKVLIVDDEKHVREGIRLLANWEENNINEIYEASNGEDAIELIERYKPELIFSDMKMPKMDGTKLLEWIKQNQPTSKTVVITGYDDYDYMRKAIHFNSFDYLLKPVDPEILNNTLKNAVERWNEEEVDRKRKVNSDQLINKMKPAYRDRKLTHFLTSRSVNEEVLREFQFYLASEYRVAVMCITEKTIEQFNRDRELAYFSILNIITEALSERRSGIAFRYLANKGEIAIILWNKSEDVDPLLTEIYKKIQHTFEVSCPIAVGGPVGELAKLMDSYEAGKELLYSMNVLEKRAVRVYSGSLLPKLEWKSLMKHNSAIKMAMQTGEIGAFRELLEQVAAEYTENGFLSWKQLLHFEKEYRVVGERWYKNYQIAFPEAWESAENRTDSFFESDGSFQLEAYKTYIKREIAVFLKKVKRASATKESSIIYEIEKYLHANFNRDVKLQELSERFFISREYISRKFKKEFQVTITDYLTKIRIEKAKSLLVNSSLKIYEIASMIGYQDDKYFRKLFKKTVGVTPNEYRDAQITNTLK from the coding sequence ATGAAAGTTTTGATTGTGGATGATGAAAAGCATGTCAGGGAAGGCATTCGGCTTCTTGCAAATTGGGAAGAGAACAATATTAATGAGATCTATGAGGCAAGCAATGGGGAAGATGCAATCGAGCTTATTGAACGCTACAAGCCAGAGTTGATTTTTTCTGATATGAAGATGCCGAAAATGGATGGAACGAAATTGCTGGAATGGATTAAGCAAAATCAGCCGACTAGCAAGACTGTCGTCATTACAGGCTATGATGACTATGATTACATGCGAAAAGCCATTCATTTCAACAGCTTTGATTATTTACTAAAACCTGTAGATCCAGAGATATTAAATAATACCCTGAAGAATGCCGTGGAAAGATGGAACGAAGAAGAAGTGGACAGGAAAAGGAAGGTGAATTCAGATCAGCTTATTAATAAGATGAAGCCAGCATACCGGGACAGAAAGCTGACCCATTTTTTAACAAGCAGATCTGTCAATGAAGAGGTCTTACGCGAATTCCAATTCTATTTAGCAAGTGAATACAGGGTTGCTGTTATGTGCATCACAGAAAAAACAATTGAACAGTTTAACAGAGACAGGGAGTTAGCTTACTTTTCCATCTTGAATATTATCACGGAGGCACTTAGTGAAAGAAGGAGCGGGATTGCGTTTCGCTATCTGGCTAATAAAGGTGAAATCGCGATTATCCTGTGGAATAAATCGGAGGATGTTGACCCTTTACTCACAGAAATTTATAAAAAAATTCAGCATACATTTGAAGTTTCCTGTCCGATTGCAGTTGGCGGTCCTGTCGGGGAGCTTGCGAAATTAATGGACTCTTATGAGGCGGGGAAAGAGCTGCTATATTCCATGAATGTTTTAGAAAAGCGTGCAGTTAGGGTGTACAGCGGGTCTTTGCTGCCAAAGCTAGAATGGAAAAGTTTAATGAAGCACAACTCAGCGATTAAAATGGCGATGCAGACAGGAGAAATTGGTGCTTTTCGAGAATTATTAGAGCAAGTTGCAGCAGAATATACCGAAAATGGATTTCTATCATGGAAGCAGCTTTTACATTTTGAGAAGGAATATAGAGTCGTCGGAGAACGGTGGTATAAGAACTATCAAATAGCTTTCCCGGAGGCATGGGAAAGTGCTGAAAACAGAACAGATAGCTTTTTTGAGTCAGATGGAAGCTTTCAGCTAGAAGCATATAAAACATATATAAAAAGAGAAATTGCTGTGTTTCTGAAAAAGGTGAAGCGGGCTTCTGCAACGAAAGAAAGCAGCATCATCTACGAGATTGAAAAGTATTTGCACGCGAATTTCAACAGAGATGTCAAATTACAGGAGCTTTCCGAACGCTTTTTTATCAGCAGGGAATATATCTCAAGAAAATTTAAAAAGGAATTCCAAGTAACCATTACGGATTACTTAACGAAAATCAGGATTGAAAAGGCTAAATCCCTGCTTGTAAACAGCTCGCTAAAGATATATGAGATTGCCAGTATGATAGGCTATCAGGATGACAAGTACTTCCGCAAGCTGTTTAAGAAAACAGTTGGTGTCACTCCAAATGAATATAGAGATGCACAAATCACCAATACGTTAAAGTAA
- a CDS encoding alpha-glucosidase has product MNKKWWKECVAYQVYPRSFMDSNGDGVGDLKGVTSKLDYLKELGIDVIWLSPMFKSPNDDNGYDISDYQDIMEDFGTMEDFDELLHEVHARGMKLILDLVINHTSDEHPWFIESRSSKDNPKRDWYIWRDGKDGKEPNNWESIFSGSAWKYDEETEQYFMHIFSGRQPDLNWENPEVREALYNMVNWWLDKGIDGYRVDAISHIKKAPGLPDLYNPDHLEYVPSFPYMMNVHGIDEFLTEFADKTIKNYDIMTVGEANGVGLDDADKWVGEENGYFNMIFQFEFLSLWNKDDEDKVDIIALKKVLSKWQKGLEGRGWNALFIENHDQPRRVSSWGNDKRYWKESAKMLASMYFLMKGTPFIYQGQEIGMTNVQFPSIDDYDDVGMVNFYKVESEKGVPHEDIMKVVWKQGRDNARTPMQWNAENMAGFTTSNHTWIGVNPNYLEINVANQEQDPDSILSFYKELIKLRKGSPLFTYGSYQLYLANHPRLFVYTRTLGKRKAIIINNFSDKPTIFKVPSELVYQYSELALTNYEVKDKKLRKKTALKPFETRVYFIS; this is encoded by the coding sequence ATGAACAAAAAATGGTGGAAAGAATGCGTAGCCTATCAAGTATATCCGCGAAGCTTCATGGACAGCAACGGCGATGGAGTGGGAGATTTAAAGGGAGTTACCTCCAAGCTTGATTACTTGAAAGAGTTAGGCATTGATGTTATTTGGCTATCCCCGATGTTTAAATCACCGAATGATGACAATGGTTATGATATCTCAGATTATCAGGATATTATGGAGGATTTCGGTACGATGGAAGACTTTGATGAGCTTCTTCACGAGGTACACGCTAGAGGGATGAAGCTTATACTTGATTTGGTTATTAATCATACGAGTGATGAGCATCCTTGGTTTATTGAATCTCGTTCATCTAAGGACAATCCAAAACGAGATTGGTATATATGGAGAGATGGCAAGGATGGGAAAGAGCCGAATAACTGGGAATCGATTTTCAGCGGCTCTGCCTGGAAATATGATGAGGAAACAGAGCAATACTTCATGCATATATTCTCGGGGAGACAGCCTGATTTAAACTGGGAAAACCCTGAGGTGCGGGAAGCTCTCTATAACATGGTTAACTGGTGGCTTGATAAGGGGATAGACGGTTACCGGGTTGATGCTATTTCTCATATTAAAAAAGCACCAGGCTTGCCGGATTTATACAATCCTGACCATTTGGAATATGTTCCGAGTTTTCCTTACATGATGAATGTACACGGAATTGATGAGTTCTTAACAGAATTTGCTGATAAAACAATCAAAAACTATGACATTATGACAGTCGGAGAAGCAAATGGTGTCGGCCTTGATGATGCGGACAAATGGGTAGGCGAAGAAAACGGTTATTTCAACATGATATTTCAGTTTGAGTTCTTAAGTTTATGGAATAAAGATGATGAAGACAAAGTCGATATTATTGCCTTAAAAAAGGTGCTGTCCAAATGGCAAAAGGGTTTAGAAGGCCGAGGCTGGAATGCTTTGTTTATCGAAAATCACGATCAGCCGCGCAGGGTGTCTTCCTGGGGAAATGATAAGCGCTATTGGAAAGAGAGCGCGAAAATGCTTGCATCTATGTATTTCTTAATGAAGGGAACACCATTTATTTATCAAGGTCAGGAAATTGGCATGACAAATGTTCAATTCCCTTCTATTGATGATTATGATGATGTTGGCATGGTTAACTTCTATAAAGTGGAATCGGAAAAGGGAGTTCCTCACGAGGATATTATGAAGGTTGTCTGGAAGCAGGGCCGTGATAATGCCCGGACGCCGATGCAATGGAATGCAGAAAATATGGCTGGCTTTACAACATCAAACCATACATGGATAGGAGTAAATCCTAATTATCTGGAAATCAATGTAGCTAATCAAGAGCAGGACCCTGATTCCATCCTTTCGTTTTATAAAGAGCTGATTAAACTGAGAAAAGGAAGCCCTCTGTTCACTTACGGAAGCTACCAGCTTTATTTGGCGAATCATCCAAGATTATTTGTATACACTAGAACTTTAGGTAAAAGAAAGGCTATCATTATTAATAACTTCAGTGATAAGCCGACCATTTTCAAGGTTCCATCAGAGCTTGTGTATCAATATTCTGAGCTGGCTTTAACTAATTATGAGGTTAAGGATAAAAAGCTCCGCAAGAAAACAGCTCTTAAACCATTTGAGACAAGAGTATACTTTATTTCATAA
- a CDS encoding SAM-dependent methyltransferase, with product MKGKDYDKILRIKTEGEQAGFNSSFHYHRYEPTPYGYLTAFFEEYKLKEADRIVDFGSGKGRLLFLLHHLFQTTGIGIEMNEQFHTEAITNKSSYFANKKKQGEQIQFLLCKAEDYAIHPNDTIFYFFNPFSVQIFRKVINNILLSAEQHARAIRIILYYPSDEYIYLLDEHPSFVREAEFFVPAVHEDLREKFLVYSHT from the coding sequence ATGAAGGGAAAAGATTATGACAAAATACTGCGTATCAAGACAGAAGGAGAGCAGGCAGGCTTCAACAGCTCCTTCCATTACCACCGTTATGAACCGACACCATATGGGTATTTGACAGCATTTTTTGAGGAGTACAAGCTAAAAGAAGCAGATCGTATTGTTGACTTCGGATCGGGGAAAGGGAGACTGCTATTTTTGCTTCACCATTTATTCCAAACCACAGGCATTGGTATCGAGATGAATGAGCAGTTCCATACAGAGGCTATAACCAATAAATCGAGCTATTTTGCTAACAAGAAAAAGCAGGGAGAGCAAATACAGTTTCTCTTATGTAAAGCAGAGGATTACGCAATCCATCCTAATGATACTATCTTTTATTTCTTTAATCCTTTTTCTGTGCAGATCTTTCGGAAAGTCATCAATAATATTTTACTGTCTGCAGAGCAGCATGCCCGAGCTATCAGAATCATCTTATATTATCCATCAGATGAGTATATTTACTTATTAGATGAGCACCCGTCCTTTGTGAGGGAAGCTGAATTTTTCGTGCCTGCAGTGCATGAGGATTTGAGAGAGAAATTCCTTGTTTATAGCCATACGTAA